A window of the Candida orthopsilosis Co 90-125, chromosome 1 draft sequence genome harbors these coding sequences:
- a CDS encoding glucosyltransferase — protein sequence MGILSKRKKHLDSDNDNHVPNSPTSNKSNSDLNKTGSRKRHRFSDLFSHRSPRGSLDSASINSGPSILRMSSKTRTAHRLSSPTRPYNDSFASPSIPRPTSPSLPPPPRQQQQPHHQSRPQGPPQIIAPLDEEDNSLRDYGEYVQDASQDPAIAVNVTRQDSRTGTLGSSKGSHLQAPPHSDTQNSAQSSLNNISPTKSSTNDSHTKNESGGFISSLLAAASNKMSTLQDPDEKEKKKDHSFANRLDNFIKSVKHEEENLLSPGHHSDSTSMVASNSGIQRVSTDGEHDAAQSVQFEPVRESPLNTMGNGDLSLADFENSQIQAVKSITSQRSIDGPGGVKRAMSPSQLNRNLPPGNQLQATSNGMDVKRVHRMSTNGGSVPATERSVSNGRASVAQSTVTSPSGTVNESQAPNRTLDQDRLAYESGSENEELDNVIDYNTKIEHAPKKRNKEFHHAFKKLPKSERLIDDFSCALSKDILVQGKMYLSDHYVCFNSNILGWIKHIIIPLQEVIQIEKKSTAGLFPNGMIIKTLHQRYTFASIIGRVSAFKLITNVWHRLLLEKSNIDPKQIGKKAQSSTANGASGVQSDSDDGNTSDDENSGGSDDDDETSLDEEGEEGVTKGNGDTPKSEEGSSGNGGNGGGGGDSSGDSNSGFNGFPIVGPATHAPTETGYSKSSDETFITEDIIKAPPGVVYLLLFGSDTSKFVRVLKDQKNFDVDESGLHGLTKDNKSRHYTYIKPLGGPIGPKQTKCLLDDDLIEYNPEKFYEIVQTTQTPDVPSGNSFKVKTKIFLSWAQNNQTKIWVVSSIEWSGKSWIKGAIEKGTIDGQKDSMKDMIETLNTILAEGNNKKDGGATKRKSTRSRRNTEKKEKPEEKPVELPKTIPEQISALAKSIGDSVPISIIDSTIMGFIIMFFTFLVVYMITNKFLSLFSHGGSKDISRSKVYCDAEREVWQWIISRSENKLDMMDSLNCSHN from the coding sequence ATGGGAATATTACTGAAACGAAAAAAGCATTTAGACTCAGACAACGACAACCACGTCCCCAATTCACCcacatcaaacaaaagcaaCAGCGACCTAAATAAAACAGGAAGCAGGAAACGACACCGATTCAGTGACTTATTTTCCCATCGTTCACCTCGTGGCTCATTAGATAGCGCTTCAATTAACTCCGGTCCATCTATATTGCGCATGTCACTGAAAACTAGAACCGCACATAGGCTTTCCTCGCCCACTAGACCATATAATGATAGTTTTGCACTGCCATCAATACCTAGACCAACTTCACCATCGTTACCACCACCCCCacgacaacaacaacagccacatcatcaatcaaggCCGCAAGGTCCACCTCAAATAATTGCCCCTCTTGATGAGGAAGACAACTCGCTAAGAGACTATGGTGAATATGTTCAAGATGCTTCTCAGGATCCGGCAATTGCTGTCAATGTGACTCGACAGGACTCTCGAACAGGAACTCTTGGGTCGTCGAAGGGGTCGCATCTACAAGCACCACCGCATTCAGATACTCAGAATTCAGCTCAATCGTCGTTGAATAATATTAGTCCAACCAAGTCATCGACAAATGATTCACATACGAAAAATGAATCAGGTGGGTTTATATCATCTCTACTTGCAGCTGCCAGTAACAAGATGTCAACTTTGCAAGATCCAGAtgaaaaggagaaaaagaaggacCATCTGTTTGCAAACAGACTCGATAACTTTATTAAATCAGTGAAACATGAGGAGGAAAATCTTCTCTCTCCAGGCCATCATCTGGACAGTACCTCCATGGTAGCAAGCAATAGTGGTATACAGCGTGTTTCGACTGATGGTGAACACGATGCAGCACAATCAGTTCAATTCGAACCAGTTCGAGAATCTCCTTTGAATACAATGGGGAATGGTGATCTATCTCTTGCTGACTTTGAAAATAGCCAAATACAGGCTGTcaaatcaataacttcaCAGCGATCGATCGATGGTCCTGGAGGAGTCAAGCGTGCCATGAGTCCTAGCCAACTCAACCGAAATTTACCTCCAGGAAATCAACTACAAGCAACTTCAAATGGAATGGATGTCAAACGTGTGCATAGAATGTCAACAAATGGTGGGCTGGTACCAGCGACAGAAAGACTGGTGTCGAATGGAAGAGCGTCTGTGGCACAATCTACTGTGACCAGCCCTAGTGGTACCGTGAATGAATCACAAGCACCAAATAGAACATTGGACCAGGATCGATTAGCTTATGAGTCAGGATCAGAAAATGAGGAGCTCGACAATGTAATTGATTACAACACAAAGATTGAACATGCACCAAAGAAACGCAATAAAGAGTTTCATCATGCGTTTAAGAAGCTACCCAAGAGTGAAAGGTTGATTGATGACTTTAGTTGTGCGCTTTCAAAAGATATCCTTGTACAGGGAAAGATGTACCTTAGTGATCATTATGTGTGTTTTAACTCGAATATCCTTGGTTGGATCAAACATATAATTATCCCTTTACAGGAAgtgattcaaattgaaaagaaatccaCAGCAGGGTTGTTTCCGAATGGTATGATTATCaaaactcttcatcaaaggTACACTTTTGCTAGTATCATAGGCCGTGTTTCAGCTTTCAAATTAATCACCAATGTTTGGCATCGTTTATTACtagaaaaatcaaatattgatcCAAAACAAATCGGCAAAAAGGCGCAAAGCTCTACCGCCAATGGCGCCTCTGGAGTCCAATCTGATAGCGATGACGGAAATACatctgatgatgagaatCTGGGTGGATCcgacgatgatgatgaaacttcattggatgaagaaggGGAGGAAGGGGTGACTAAAGGCAATGGAGATACACCAAAGTCAGAAGAGGGTAGTAGTGGTAATGGTGGTAATGGTGGCGGTGGTGGCGATAGCTCTGGCGATTCCAATAGCGGGTTTAACGGGTTCCCCATTGTTGGACCAGCAACGCACGCGCCAACTGAAACTGGGTACTCAAAATCGTCCGATGAGACATTTATTACAGAGGACATTATTAAAGCACCACCTGGTGTGGTCTATTTACTATTATTCGGATCTGATACTTCCAAATTTGTACGTGTACtcaaagatcaaaaaaattttgatgttgatgaatcgGGTCTTCATGGATTAACTAAAGACAATAAAAGTCGTCATTATACATACATAAAACCCTTGGGTGGGCCAATTGGCCCCAAACAAACCAAATGTCttcttgatgatgatttaattgaatACAACCCAGAGAAATTTtatgaaattgttcaaaCTACCCAAACTCCCGATGTTCCCAGCGGTAATTCATTTAAAGTCAAGACCAAGATTTTCCTTAGTTGGGcacaaaacaatcaaaccAAGATTTGGGTTGTGTCATCTATTGAGTGGAGTGGCAAATCATGGATCAAAGGAGCTATTGAAAAGGGAACTATTGATGGACAAAAGGATAGTATGAAGGATATGATTGAGACGTTGAATACGATTCTTGCTGAGGGTAATAACAAGAAGGATGGCGGTGCGACAAAGAGGAAGTCGACTAGGAGTAGACGTAATActgaaaagaaggagaaacCAGAAGAAAAACCAGTTGAACTACCAAAAACTATTCCGGAGCAAATTAGTGCTTTGGCTAAGTCTATTGGTGATCTggttccaatttcaattatAGATAGTACCATAATGGGATTCATCATTATGTTTTTCACATTTCTTGTGGTTTACATGATAACCAACAAGTTCTTGTCGTTATTTTCCCATGGTGGAAGTAAAGATATTTCGAGATCCAAAGTGTATTGTGATGCTGAGAGGGAGGTTTGGCAATGGATCATTTCGCGAAGTGAGAATAAGTTGGACATGATGGATTCGTTGAATTGCAGTCATAATTGA
- a CDS encoding pre-60S pre-ribosomal particle subunit, whose translation MVRHNRQILTAGKNYAEKQAKKHAVNEVTFDKESREEYLTGFHKRKLQRKKKAQEYNKEQERLARIEERKQLRDERKRDLENQLREFNEKAKELAMINGGLADDIEEEGEGSDDDEWTGFDEDGSEENPKEDKPVSLKGILHHKEIYEPDSDANGFGDETTVTIESIDKPLGSANGANLEEIAKTNNVDLNKSEEVLEEAVERAKNYAVLCGVSKPSKVEKPKTKKKKFRYLSKAERRENTRKEKLKSKLRGKK comes from the coding sequence ATGGTCAGACATAACAGACAGATACTTACTGCGGGCAAAAACTATGCTGAGAAGCAAGCCAAAAAACACGCAGTAAATGAGGTAACATTTGACAAAGAAAGTCGTGAAGAGTATTTGACTGGTTTCCATAAACGTAAATtacaaaggaaaaagaaagccCAAGAATATAATAAGGAACAAGAAAGGTTAGCTAGGATAGAAGAGAGGAAACAATTGCGTGATGAACGTAAACGAGATTTGGAGAATCAGTTGCGTGAGTTTAATGAAAAGGCAAAGGAACTTGCAATGATAAATGGTGGCTTAgctgatgatattgaagagGAGGGTGAAGgtagtgatgatgatgaatggACTGGGTTTGATGAAGACGGATCTGAAGAAAACCCTAAAGAAGATAAACCAGTTTCACTAAAGGGAATATTACATCACAAAGAAATATACGAGCCTGATTCAGATGCTAATGGATTTGGCGATGAAACAACAGTGACAATAGAATCAATAGATAAACCATTAGGAAGTGCCAACGGAGCTAATTTGGAAGAGATTGCCAAAACTAACAATGTTGATTTAAACAAATCGGAAGAAGTTTTGGAAGAAGCGGTTGAACGAGCAAAGAACTATGCTGTATTATGTGGTGTTTCTAAACCTTCAAAAGTAGAGAAACCAAAGaccaagaagaagaagtttaGATATTTGAGTAAAGCGGAACGAAGGGAGAAtacaagaaaagagaaactTAAGAGTAAACTTCGAGGAAAGAAATAA
- a CDS encoding Ire1 protein kinase (role in cell wall regulation) encodes MQILPIISSLICLILISLTWARERLGKSTVPAFRQENGVIHASDVQYNQHQQQPGQAHITAQHQQQPHQLHHQQNSKSLLPLEFRSIDDCELQDILLVSDINGNLHGVERSTGTMVWTLPIDEPLVKVQANNTFENSKSQQSNILWFVEPYEDGTLYYFTPMYGLNKLPTSIKHLVMESPFSLSGDDKIYTGTRKTSLYSLNIHTGEVKSSFGNQDECPVSQTTLPPRPGGQDDTIMIGKTTYELSIHSKSNSNIVWNVTYNQWVPNNIDNDLIMQNKQSLDKLYFTPFHDRSLLAINKDIGTPIWISRLPALAVNIFDVFHNDKQRDYVLLPHPLEVLNQLQTSDPKNDDLVFINKTANSNQWVAMSFHNYPTLIKSAPISKYQAILNQYYAGVNEAAGYIENYQLSTSTPEQVEQLITGIHRVVELSRDSSYQPISKFSSPKDIKRIGDGNEENNTPAQSIPNIIDGIKFPAKVSTIGSDVIMLEPVKDTVEDFQSHIGSSGSGAIFKRIVEDIGVMVVILILILAFGRSNKYVKKLFGEFRTKDDLEVVGDEKPKQIVVEQQSNGIVYEKSNLAEPESLRIEKPDISEELMEVLEVENTQSANKPTEGLRKKKVTIVEPEVKPVEDIDIGVHSLLPQQEDVSQLGQGNIATQDNEDEKEHIETEPVAKKKRKRGSRGGAKRGGRHINKNKSTEDKESSNEDKNSEDDVEEEVIATKSLIQTLPLPPKSKKKLQIENNLVISDKILGYGSHGTVVFEGTFENRPVAVKRMLLDFYDIANHEVRLLQESDDHPNVIRYFCSQSSESEKFLYIALELCLCTLEDIIEKPQKVADLSIPRRNDILYQLASGLHYLHSLKIVHRDIKPQNILVANVKKPNHLKKDPIVLEQIQYENNVRLLISDFGLCKKLEHDQSSFRATTQHAASGTSGWRAPELLLNHDLLEISPDSISSVHSNGATSTISATSSSTAYTAGGKRLTKAIDIFSLGCVFFYILTNGLHPFGDRYMREGNIIKGEYDLSILPTKCPHDKYESIDLISSLIHANPAMRPNTTKILNHPLFWSNTKRLEFLLKVSDRFEIEKRDPPSALLLELEKHAVTVHNLDWHTQLADDEFLENLGKYRKYQTTKLMDLLRAIRNKYHHYNDMPVSLQDKMAPLPNGFYQYFNDKFPHLLMEIYYCVQENLKHEYVFSEYFA; translated from the coding sequence ATGCAGATACTTCCTATAATATCGTCACTAATATGTCTTATACTCATAAGTCTTACATGGGCCAGAGAACGACTAGGGAAATCAACGGTGCCTGCCTTTAGACAGGAAAATGGGGTCATCCATGCAAGCGATGTACAATATAATCAGCATCAGCAGCAACCAGGGCAAGCACATATAACAGCACAGCATCAGCAGCAACCACATCAACTACATCATCAGCAAAATAGCAAGTCACTTCTACCATTGGAATTTCGATCGATTGATGACTGCGAATTACAAGACATTTTACTCGTTAGTGATATCAATGGGAACTTGCATGGGGTAGAGAGGAGTACTGGAACTATGGTTTGGACCTTGCCGATAGATGAACCATTGGTCAAAGTCCAAGCAAATAACACATTTGAGAACCTGAAAAGTCAGCAGTCAAATATTCTATGGTTTGTTGAACCATATGAAGATGGTACTTTGTACTACTTTACTCCTATGTATGGGTTAAATAAACTACCTACAAGTATAAAACATTTGGTGATGGAATCACCGTTTTCACTCAGTGGTGATGATAAGATCTATACAGGTACTAGGAAAACATCCTTGTACAGTTTAAATATTCACACAGGTGAAGTCAAGTCATCGTTCGGAAACCAAGATGAGTGTCCGGTGCTGCAAACCACTTTGCCTCCTAGACCTGGTGGACAAGACGATACCATAATGATTGGAAAGACAACATACGAATTGTCTATCcattccaaatcaaatagTAATATTGTATGGAATGTTACCTATAATCAGTGGGTGCCAAACAATATTGACAATGACTTGATAAtgcaaaataaacaatctTTAGACAAGTTATATTTCACCCCCTTCCATGATAGATCATTATTAGCCATAAATAAGGATATTGGTACTCCAATTTGGATCAGTCGGTTACCAGCATTGGCTGTCAACAtatttgatgtttttcATAATGATAAACAGAGAGATTATGTTCTTCTACCACATCCGTTGGAAGTATTGAatcaactacaaacaaGTGACCCAAAGAATGATGATTTAGTTTTTATCAATAAAACAGCCAACTCGAATCAATGGGTGGCCATGAGCTTTCATAACTATCCcactttgatcaaaagtgctccaatttccaaatacCAAGCTATCTTGAACCAATATTACGCAGGCGTTAATGAGGCAGCGGGGTACATTGAAAACTATCAACTTTCCACCAGTACGCCCGAACAAGTTGAACAGTTAATAACTGGTATTCATCGAGTTGTTGAACTATCCAGAGATTCATCTTATCAACCAATATCTAAATTTTCTTCACCCAAGGATATCAAAAGAATAGGGGATGGtaatgaagaaaataatACACCAGCACAACTGATTCCCAACATCATTGATGGCATTAAATTTCCTGCAAAAGTCTCTACTATTGGGTCGGACGTTATTATGCTTGAGCCTGTAAAGGATACTGTTGAGGATTTCCAATCGCATATAGGCTCTTCTGGATCAGGAGCCATTTTTAAACGTATTGTCGAGGATATAGGTGTTATGGTGGTCATTCTCATTTTAATATTAGCATTTGGAAGGTCAAACAAGTACGTCAAGAAACTATTTGGGGAATTCCGAACGAAGGATGATCTAGAAGTTGTGGGGGATGAAAAGCCTAAGcagattgttgttgagcaACAATCGAACGGAATAGTTTATGAAAAGAGCAATTTGGCTGAGCCGGAGTCATtgagaattgaaaaaccaGACATCCTGGAGGAGCTAATGGAGGTCCTTGAAGTGGAAAACACGCAATCAGCAAATAAACCTACTGAGGGTCTacgaaagaagaaggtcacaattgttgaaccaGAAGTAAAGCCTGTGGAGGATATTGATATCGGTGTTCATTCTTTGTTACCTCAACAAGAGGACGTTTCACAATTAGGGCAGGGAAACATTGCAACTCAAgacaatgaagatgagaAAGAGCACATTGAAACCGAAccagttgcaaaaaaaaagcgGAAAAGAGGTAGTAGAGGGGGAGCCAAGCGAGGCGGCAGACAtatcaacaagaacaaaagtACCGAAGATAAGGAGTCTAGCAATGAGGACAAAAATAGTGAAGATGACGTTGAGGAGGAAGTTATTGCAACAAAGAGTCTTATACAGACCTTACCATTGCCACCTAAactgaaaaagaagttacAAATAGAAAATAATTTGGTCATTTCGGATAAAATTCTTGGCTACGGATCACATGGTACAGTTGTTTTTGAAGgtacatttgaaaatcgACCAGTCGCAGTTAAGCGAATGTTGCTTGATTTTTATGACATTGCCAACCATGAAGTTAGATTGTTGCAAGAATCCGATGATCATCCTAATGTCATCAGGTACTTTTGCTCTCAGTCGTCCGAATCGGAAAAATTTCTATACATTGCCTTGGAGCTTTGTTTATGTACTTTGGAAGATATTATCGAAAAACCGCAAAAGGTTGCTGATTTATCGATACCGAGAAGAAATGATATTTTGTACCAGTTGGCTAGTGGGCTACATTATCTACATTCATTGAAAATAGTTCATCGAGATATCAAACCTCAGAACATTTTGGTTGCTAATGTTAAGAAACCtaatcatttgaaaaaggacCCTATTGTACTAGAGCAAATTCAGTATGAGAATAATGTCCGATTATTGATATCGGACTTTGGATTGTGTAAGAAGTTGGAACACGATCAGTCATCGTTTAGAGCAACTACTCAACATGCAGCTTCAGGAACTTCAGGATGGAGGGCACCTGAATTATTACTCAATCATGACTTGTTAGAAATTTCACCTGACTCCATCTCGTCTGTCCATTCAAATGGAGCCACATCCACCATATCTgcaacatcttcatctacAGCATATACTGCAGGAGGCAAACGATTAACTAAAGCCATTGATATATTTTCCCTTGGGTGTGTATTTTTCTACATTCTAACTAATGGCTTACATCCATTTGGTGATCGATATATGAGGGAGGGTAACATCATCAAAGGTGAATATGATTTATCTATTTTACCCACTAAATGTCCACATGATAAatatgaatcaattgatttgatttcaagtttAATTCACGCAAACCCAGCAATGCGCCCtaacaccaccaaaatTCTCAATCATCCCCTTTTCTGGTCAAATACTAAACGACTTGAATTTTTGCTCAAAGTCAGTGAtcgatttgaaattgaaaaacgTGATCCACCAAGTGCATTATTACTagaattggaaaagcaTGCAGTAACGGTACATAATCTCGATTGGCATACTCAGTTagctgatgatgaatttttggaaaatttggGCAAGTATCgaaaatatcaaactaccaaattgatggatttgTTACGAGCTATTCGAAACAagtatcatcattataATGACATGCCTGTGAGCCTACAGGATAAAATGGCTCCATTACCTAACGGTTTTTATCAGTATTTCAATGATAAGTTTCctcatttgttgatggagATTTATTATTGTGTACAAgagaatttgaaacatgAGTATGTGTTTAGTGAATATTTTGCATAG
- a CDS encoding Mrpl3 ribosomal protein of the large subunit, mitochondrial MRPL3, with translation MLRFLSRSANVRSKQLLNQSNSIIIRGLQQSTRIRHATVGPSKTPSDPIQSSSVDDFSKSNIFIHRLPESTAEQSPLLVSLHSRLNLSPQFKLSTLSQCLNMVKTTSQQGEGLANNFGLNTMGKTLLSYYVAEYLLLHFPRLPMSIHNAAVDSLMGVETLSEIGRSTFGIEVDSVSKLDRFLGQESEFIKYGRLRFMTNNEIENKVAVDGIEEVLGNNGKNSILKQEDVAYASAVRSIIGGIYTHCGEEAAKQFITDHILSRKLPLESMFQFDKPIAELIRLCDKLEFKEPVKIRLIAETGRKSAHPQFLAGVFVGAEKLGEGVGSSLKEAQIRASINSLLAYYLYSPISVDGNQVKVPSDEGYKFEGVVDGGEVAI, from the coding sequence ATGTTAAGGTTTTTATCACGTTCGGCTAATGTTAGGTCCAAACAACTACTAAATCAATCCAATAGCATCATCATACGTGGGTTACAACAATCGACAAGAATAAGGCATGCTACAGTTGGTCCATCCAAAACTCCGTCGGATCCCATTCAGTCCAGCTCGGTAGAtgatttttccaaatcgAACATATTCATCCATAGATTACCCGAATCAACGGCTGAGCAATCACCGTTACTAGTTTCATTACATAGTAGACTCAATTTGAGTCCTCAATTTAAATTAAGTACTCTTTCACAATGTCTCAATATGGTTAAAACTACAAGTCAGCAGGGGGAAGGGTTAGCAAACAATTTTGGATTGAATACTATGGGAAAGACATTGTTGAGTTATTATGTGGCTGAATATCTTTTGTTACATTTTCCTAGATTGCCTATGAGTATACACAATGCTGCTGTTGATTCATTAATGGGAGTGGAGACTTTGTCTGAGATTGGAAGGTCTACTTTTGGTATCGAAGTTGATTCTGTTTCGAAATTGGATAGATTTTTGGGTCAGGAATCGGAATTTATCAAGTATGGAAGATTGAGGTTTATGACTAATAATGAGATCGAAAATAAGGTGGCAGTGGATGGAATTGAGGAAGTTTTGGGAAATAACGGAAAAAACAGTATATTAAAACAAGAAGATGTAGCTTATGCATCAGCAGTGAGATCAATAATTGGTGGAATATATACTCATTGTGGTGAAGAAGCAGCTaaacaattcatcaccGACCACATtctttcaagaaaattacCATTGGAAAGcatgtttcaatttgataaaccaATAGCTGAATTAATCAGATTATGTGATAAATTGGAATTCAAAGAGCCTGTCAAGATTAGACTTATTGCTGAAACAGGTAGAAAATCAGCTCACCCACAATTTCTTGCTGgtgtttttgttggtgctgaGAAATTAGGAGAAGGTGTGGGATCCAGTTTAAAGGAAGCTCAAATTAGAGCTAGTATCAATAGCTTATTGGCTTATTATTTGTACTCACCTATTAGTGTCGATGGAAACCAGGTAAAAGTGCCAAGTGATGAAGGTTACAAGTTTGAAGGAGTTGTCGATGGTGGAGAAGTTGCTATATAA
- a CDS encoding Erd1 protein (S. cerevisiae homolog ERD1 has role protein glycosylation, protein retention in ER lumen and localizes to membrane), giving the protein MDEPSNETEAILFNDLIPLPFRILGLIQLGLTLWFLLNVLLFNFSLLNLLQLLNLSYNPHKYTQLDGPLPCNGEYATSIPADRHENSRLISGIWMSLKGITVVNVLSWIIFKLVQWFNSDWKVVYYSVPVLSFAYIFNRLFYANSMSPGQVRIWTTMKRILRGGINSQSMRSNDILISDSLVSFAKVINDFGLFIWNYYIDGSRAYNYKLEFVILCIPTCIRIKQCWYEYKTTKQVQHLLNLVKYGTGLGPLIINVFIKSTLVNTNDEAKQSGQLINELTSLNKWWYVLSTLNSTYSFIWDIKMDWNLQLFNKLFNPNAQFHVLRIHKAYANFVYFIAIVIDFVLRFIWVLKLFIINEQLHDSEIKLIHVFSTFLFGYDAYSFGYVVIEILEILRRWLWCFIKLESDWVKLKIQEQEQVGQKGEDVELTEVEKR; this is encoded by the coding sequence ATGGATGAACCACTGAACGAAACTGAAGCCATATTGTTCAACGATCTCATACCACTTCCATTCCGAATCTTGGGTTTAATTCAACTAGGTCTTACGCTATGGTTTTTACTTAATGTCttattattcaatttttcattattgaacTTACTTCAACTACTCAACTTATCATATAACCCGCATAAATATACCCAGTTGGATGGCCCACTACCTTGTAATGGAGAATATGCAACTTCGATTCCTGCTGATAGACATGAAAATAGTCGGTTAATTAGTGGCATTTGGATGAGCTTAAAGGGGATCACGGTGGTTAATGTACTTAGTTGGATTATATTTAAATTGGTACAGTGGTTTAATAGCGATTGGAAGGTGGTTTACTATAGTGTACCCGTACTACTGTTTGCATATATTTTCAATCGGTTGTTCTATGCCAATTCAATGAGTCCCGGTCAAGTACGAATTTGGACTACAATGAAACGAATTTTACGGGGAGGGATTAATTCTCAGTCCATGAGAAGCAATGATATTTTAATTAGTGATTCATTGGTTTCTTTTGCTAAAGTGATTAATGATTTTGGGTTATTTATATGGAATTATTATATTGATGGGTCCAGGGCATACAATTATAAATTAGAATTTGTCATATTATGTATTCCAACTTGTATCAGGATAAAGCAATGTTGGTATGAATACAAAACTACAAAACAAGTTCAACATTTACTAAATCTTGTCAAATATGGTACTGGTTTGGGTCCACTTATAATCAATGTATTTATTAAATCTACATTGGTGAATACTAATGATGAAGCCAAACAATCGGGTCAGTTAATCAATGAGTTAACATCACTTAATAAATGGTGGTATGTGTTACTGACGCTAAATTCAACGTATTCATTCATTTGGGATATCAAAATGGATTGGAATTTACAACTATTCAACAAACTATTCAATCCGAATGCACAATTTCACGTACTACGTATCCACAAAGCATACGCCAATTTCGTCTATTTTATTGCCATAGTCATTGACTTTGTTTTACGTTTCATTTGGGTACTCAAATTATTCATAATTAATGAACAACTACACGACTCGGAAATTAAACTTATACATGTGTTTTCTACATTTCTATTTGGTTACGATGCTTATTCTTTTGGATATGTGGTTATTGAAATATTGGAAATCTTAAGACGTTGGTTGTGGTGTTTTATTAAGTTAGAAAGTGATTGggttaaattgaaaattcaGGAACAGGAACAAGTGGGACAAAAGggtgaagatgttgaattgaCAGAGGTTGAGAAACGGTAA
- a CDS encoding Coi1 protein (secreted protein) codes for MVSFKYLVTLALATTAVQSFSLLHDAEGFAILPPTDVVLNHLKEAGKKDASNHYDVVNTVHKNGEIVQVNMHTHEIKQTGKYKYNYDNSCYHDESKRDLFSREIQDSSLTKCFNKDNELETSQCGFDFVGYDDASNCDSSSTKYSCVLDVQKQQDATLKLKDMDDIPAQVRCYHKLSTAQSDKVTGGACGK; via the coding sequence ATGGTTTCATTCAAGTACTTGGTTACATTAGCTTTGGCTACAACTGCAGTTCAATCATTTTCCCTCTTACACGATGCTGAAGGTTTTGCTATCTTACCACCAACCGATGTCGTTTTAAACCATTTGAAGGAAGCTGGTAAGAAAGACGCATCAAATCACTACGATGTTGTAAACACGGTTCACAAGAATGGAGAGATTGTTCAAGTTAACATGCACACTcatgaaatcaaacaaactGGTAAATATAAATACAATTATGATAATTCATGTTACCATGATGAATCCAAGAGGGATTTATTCTCTAGAGAAATTCAAGATTCAAGTTTGACTAAATGTTTCAATAAAGACAATGAATTAGAAACTTCACAATGTGGATTCGATTTTGTTGGTTATGATGATGCTTCTAATTGTGATTCTTCATCCACCAAGTATTCTTGTGTTTTGGAtgttcaaaaacaacagGATGctactttgaaattgaaagatatgGATGATATTCCTGCTCAAGTTAGATGTTACCATAAACTTTCAACTGCTCAAAGTGACAAAGTCACTGGTGGTGCCTGTGgtaaataa